The Pseudomonas sp. HOU2 DNA window AGAAGTCCGCGCCTGGACCGTCCGCGTCGGTGCCACCGCACCACAAGCCGCCGGCGTGATCCACACCGACTTCGAAAAAGGCTTCATCCGCGCCGAAGTCATCGCCTACAACGACTTCATCCAGTACAAGGGCGAAGCCGGTACCAAGGAAGCCGGTAAATGGCGCCTGGAAGGCAAGGACTACATCGTCAAGGACGGCGACGTGATGCACTTCCGCTTCAACGTCTAAGCGTTACGCCCAAGAAAAAGCCGCGTTTGATACGCGGCTTTTTTGTGCCTGAAATAATCTCCGTTACACCACCCATCCCCTGTAGGAGTGAGCCTGCTCGCGATAGCGGTGTGTCAGATGAAGTTACGTCAACTGACACACCGCTATCGCGAGCAGGCTCACTCCTACAGTTTAAACGGTATGGGTCAGGCCTTTTTGGTGCGCGGCAGGAAGATCGCCAGCACGCCAAACAACGGCAAAAACGAGCACAGGAAATACACATACTCGATACCGTGCACATCCGCCAGATGCCCCAGCAACGCCGCACCAATCCCGCCGAAGCCAAACATCAAGCCGAAGAACACCCCGGCAATCATCCCGACATTGCCCGGCACCAGTTCCTGCGCGTAAACCACAATCGCCGAGAACGCCGAGGCGAGGATGAAGCCGATCACCACGCTGAGGACAGTGGTCCAGAACAGATCGACGTGCGGCATCAGCAAGGTAAACGGTGCCACGCCGAGAATCGAAAACCAGATCACCGCCTTACGCCCGATCTTGTCGCCAATCGGCCCGCCAAAGAACGTCCCCGCTGCCACCGCACCGAGAAACAGGAACAGGTGCAGTTGCGAGCTGGCCACCGACAGGTCGAACTTCTCGATCAGGTAGAACGTGAAATAGCTGGTGAGGCTGGCCATGTAGAAATACTTGGAGAACACCAGCAGGCCGAGTACTACCAGCGCACTGATCACCCTGCCCTTCGACAGTCCGTGAGTCGCCGCCTGACCAGCCTTGAGCTTGAACAGGTTGAGGTGATGAGCGTACCAGCGGCTGATGCGATACAGCACGAACAGCGCAAACACCGCGAACAGACCGAACCACGC harbors:
- a CDS encoding MFS transporter; amino-acid sequence: MAISNAQTAAASAPAAPQSSPLVMRIIGAVALAHLINDLIQSVLPSIYPMLKANYGLSFTQVGLITLTFQLTASLLQPWVGYHTDRHPKPWLLPAGSICTLIGIVMMSVVGSFPLILLAAALIGIGSSTFHPEASRIARLASGGRFGLAQSTFQVGGNAGSAFGPLLAAAIIIPFGQGNVAWFGLFAVFALFVLYRISRWYAHHLNLFKLKAGQAATHGLSKGRVISALVVLGLLVFSKYFYMASLTSYFTFYLIEKFDLSVASSQLHLFLFLGAVAAGTFFGGPIGDKIGRKAVIWFSILGVAPFTLLMPHVDLFWTTVLSVVIGFILASAFSAIVVYAQELVPGNVGMIAGVFFGLMFGFGGIGAALLGHLADVHGIEYVYFLCSFLPLFGVLAIFLPRTKKA